Below is a window of Camelina sativa cultivar DH55 chromosome 11, Cs, whole genome shotgun sequence DNA.
ACACCGCGTTTGGGAAGGAAGACTATAGCACCGTTAACAGTGGCACGGAGCCAGAGGATGTGAGCGTGCCACCGGAGAGTTCCGCGTTGGCCGGTCAAGGTGTAGTTGTATGTGTAGGTTGGTGTCCCTTACAAAATTTAAGGAATCTTCTTCTGAATCCTTTTTCCACGACGACGCACTAAGCCCAATCAATTTTTGTGTCCACTGATCTAGATCGTATCATAGCCATACAATTGTTGTTCACATAATGGATATAGccataataatttttgtgttATAGATATTGATCTCACGTCCTTTTGTTACTCTACTTtaatttgaagaaattaaatatAAGTGCTATCTTGAGTAAATTATCTAACtgacaacataaaaacaaacagAGCAGTTAAGAAGAACCAAATTTTTCgttaatctataatctatatatgaGAACGAAACGGAAGAGggaacaaaaccaattttttggAATGGACACtaacaaattcataaaaatacCTTGATATGAGATTGATGcagttaaaatttaaaaacactctaataaaacaattctttgactttttttttacttttaaaaatactctgaaaacaataaattcgaaacatgtttttgtaatgcataaaagtttatatataataaacaaagaggtgtaaaatataaaggtgtaaaacatagatgtttgaaacaaaaatttgcAAACATTAATAggtgtgatttttaaaagatggggtacgacaaagagatgcaaaaattaaaaggtgcgatttttaaaagataggGTATGACGAAGGGATATAAAAATTAACACAGATTATTTGAAGGAATAAGACTTGCAACTGTTAGGATCATTATTAAGTTTCAACCGTTAGAtggattaataaaataaatctcatccgttagattaaagatgatataaaaaaagtgggtttgctattatatatagaggaCAATTTTTAGAATACTTTTGGAATCGATACAAATTCACCCAtcgaatatttaattaattttgtgcCCGCCTAAGGTTAGTTACTGACTTCTCATAGCAATCGCTATTGAAAACGCAAACGTAAACgtaaacgcaaacgcaaacgcaaacgcgaAGTTGATGACCGTCATGATAAAAAATTGTTCCGCAGGATGAGCCGACGCTTCCTCCTCACcactctcctctgtttctctctgtctctgtgtCTACAAGATATCTCCATGAACATACTAAACAAGCTCGGTATAGGATCAAGTAGACAAACCAACATGGATCCTTCTCCGATCGCACAAGGTCCCGACGACGACGCTCCGGCGCCGGGAAACCAGTTTGCTCAATTCGGCGCCGGTTGTTTCTGGAGCGTGGAGTTAGCGTACCAGAGAGTTCCAGGAGTGACGCAAACAGAGGTTGGCTATTCTCAAGGGATCACTCACAACCCTTCTTACGAAGATGCTTGTTCAGGCACCACGAATCATGCTGAGGTGGTTCGTGTTCAGTATGATCCAAAAGAGTGTAGTTATGAGTCGCTGCTTGATTTGTTCTGGTCTAGGCATGATCCCACCACTTTGAATCGCCAGGTAACTAAAGTCTTGATCTTTTTCATGTCTGATGAAGATTTTTTAggggtttttacttttttattttttctttttatgctctgcttctgcttctgtgtAATTGTGATGGCTATCTGAAAACTTGATCTTATCTAGGGCTTTATTGTATATAAGCCCTAATTAGATTGAGATCTAGAGTTTGGATTcgtttcatctttgttttacTAGTATAAATTATGGGTTCGATGTTTGAAGCTATCATCTTGACATGGATATGAATTTGGCCATCGTTCTTCTCCTCtttggtcatcattctcatgtgTATTTTGGTAGTTTCTTAGAGAGCACTTAACCAGCTCTTAGTCAAGTTATGCAGAtcactattttgtttttgtagaatcGGAATAGTGATGTATACACTTATAAGACTTAGTTGGTAGCTAACTAGTTCATAGTTCTCTAGACTAAAGAAGCTACCTTGTTATGGACACTGTTAAGTTTAATTTGTTATAGTGAAATATCTCTATGTTATTAACCTTCTTATGGATGTTCTTATTGAAGACTGTTTCCTGAGTATAAAGACTACTTCTTTCTCTGAAACTGAGTCTGACATTGATTGCCATACAATTTATATACTGAATGAATATGATGCCTAGCTCTATCACTCTTTATATCTACTAAGCTTTCATACTCTTGTTCGGTTTAGCCATTTCTGTTTTTCTGCAAAGCTTAATTCGACATTTTAATGATTACATCTTTACCTTTATCAGGGAAACGATGTGGGAACCCAATACCGATCAGGGATATATTTCTACAACTCTGAGCAAGAGAAACTAGCACGCGAGTCACTGGAGCGTCACCAGCAACAAGTTGATAGGAAGATTGTGACAGAGATATTACCGGCTAAGAAATTTTACAGAGCCGAAGAACATAACCAGCAATCCTTGTCTAAAGGAGGGAGGTTTGGTCTTAAGCAATCCAGTGCGAAAGGCTGCAACGACCCAATCCGCTGCTATGGCTAAAGAAAAGCCTTGCTTCTACACCCAAAAAAAAGCAGAGGATGCTTCTACTTATCTATTATAGACTAGAGATGTTGTGTTTAAAGATTGCAATCATGtgtcttgttcttgttcatAAAACATATTCTGAGTGTTTCAAATCGCTTAGATTGTTCATCTTGTGTTATACTtgtcccttttattaaaaaaacagttggtgtaaaaaagggtaaagagtcggtaaaaatgtcatttaaaccatgaactttcaaattgtggccatttaaaccatgaactttgttgtaggccatttaaaacatcaattttcgTTCACTAGCTCTTTTAAACATTAAGTTTtgttgaccaagccaaaaaagacatgatGTTAAATCCGTTAGTCGAGCAACTAACAAATATTACTCTGCCGTTAACACTCTCCGTTAgtgacaaaacgacgtcgttttgataaaaattttagttcacaaaaaatgtcatttaaaccattaACTTTTAAACTGAGGCCATTTAAActataaactttcaaatttaggtcatttaaaccatgaactttgttttaggacatttaaaacatcaactttcaaTGAATGAGACTTTTTAGacattaagttttaaaaaataaacttgaaTCGATATGACATTAATTATGCTAACAAAACAAGTGACATATGGTGCTTTTAGCGTATTTTGTCTTTCGTTTAGTACTCAGTTTTGGTCGTTTTGTCgtgtctttttgtttgtgtattgagttttttttctaggTATTAGGATATCACACTGGAGTCTGAAAGATTGATCacattattttagtttaatagAATTAATCACTTTATTTATGATTCTAGGTTTTTGATGCGTCATTTTAACGCATCTTTGTTGTGCTTTTGCTTGTGACCCTTATGATGTTTTTTGTGCTTATGATCTTAATGTTTGTATTCACCCTTGTGATCAACTGAAGTAAGACACGTTAGCAAACTTAATAGTTTGACGTGATGTCTAAAAAATCTCACTTAatgaaagttgatgttttaaatggtctacaacaaagttcatggtttaaatggccaatatttgaaagttcatggtttaaatggcttcaatttaaaaaatcatggtttaaatgacattttctcgaactaaaattttcatcaaaacgacgtcgttttgtcacTAACGAAGAGTGTTAACGGCatagtaacgtctgttagtTGCT
It encodes the following:
- the LOC104726755 gene encoding peptide methionine sulfoxide reductase A1; its protein translation is MSRRFLLTTLLCFSLSLCLQDISMNILNKLGIGSSRQTNMDPSPIAQGPDDDAPAPGNQFAQFGAGCFWSVELAYQRVPGVTQTEVGYSQGITHNPSYEDACSGTTNHAEVVRVQYDPKECSYESLLDLFWSRHDPTTLNRQGNDVGTQYRSGIYFYNSEQEKLARESLERHQQQVDRKIVTEILPAKKFYRAEEHNQQSLSKGGRFGLKQSSAKGCNDPIRCYG